The Risungbinella massiliensis sequence TGGATTGGATGATGCCAGAACTGACTGGGATCGAGCTATTAAAAAAGTTGCGGAAGTTTAGTGAGGTTCCGGTTATTTTTCTTACTGCACGTGGAGATGAGGTAGAGAAACTACTTGGTTTGGAGTTAGGAGCAGATGACTATATTACGAAGCCTTTTTCTTATCGAGAACTAGTAACGAGGATGAGGGTAATCTTTCGTCGTACTAAACCTAGCACAGAGCCAGGATCGGCTACGGTTGTCTATGGAGAGCTTATTCTCTATGTTGATCAGCATCAGGCGATTTTAGCTGGTAATAAGCTAAATCTGACTCAAACTGAGTTTAAAATTTTATCACTCCTAGTACAGAAGCCAGGGCGTGTCTGGAGCCGTGCTCAATTGGTTGAAAGTGTATTAGGAGCTGAGTATCTAGGATATGAGCGTTCCATCGATACCCATATTTTTAACTTGCGGAAGAAATGCAAGGAGATCCAGCCTAATTTCCAATCATTACGAACTGTTTTTGGTGTGGGATATACTTGGGAAGATCGCGTATGAATAAGAATAGAGCATATCCTATATTTACAATATCGATGCTCACATTTGTTATTTTAAGTTCTGCTTTTGGTCTTGGTTGGGTATTTGCTACTGCTCCGAATCTATGGTTACAAGGTGGATTCTTTCTCTTGTTCTTCCTCCTACTAATTGCAATCCTACTAGGATGTATCATTTATTTCCAAAAGCAGCATAGACGATTGGAAGATCTAAGAGAAAAGATAGAGAGCCTTATAACCCATCCGGACCAATATCTTATTTCGGGGACATTGCCAATAGAGCTTCAGTCGATCTATCAGACGGTGCAAGAGATTAGTTCTCAACTTCAGCGAGAAAAAGAAGATCATCACAGGATGGTAGCTGATGTCTCACACGAACTACGAACTCCTCTTGCTATTGTTCGAGGGCAACTGGAGAACTTGCTACAGGAGGACATACCTCTAGCATTCCAACAGTCTATTCTTCCTGTTTATGATGAAACGCTTCGTATGACTCAACTTATTCAAGATCTTCAAGCTCTAAGCCTTGCTGAAG is a genomic window containing:
- a CDS encoding response regulator transcription factor, which translates into the protein MREKVLIVEDEQILLHSIAEYLTGEGYNVVPESSPIRALIRIEQENYDLILLDWMMPELTGIELLKKLRKFSEVPVIFLTARGDEVEKLLGLELGADDYITKPFSYRELVTRMRVIFRRTKPSTEPGSATVVYGELILYVDQHQAILAGNKLNLTQTEFKILSLLVQKPGRVWSRAQLVESVLGAEYLGYERSIDTHIFNLRKKCKEIQPNFQSLRTVFGVGYTWEDRV
- a CDS encoding sensor histidine kinase, translated to MNKNRAYPIFTISMLTFVILSSAFGLGWVFATAPNLWLQGGFFLLFFLLLIAILLGCIIYFQKQHRRLEDLREKIESLITHPDQYLISGTLPIELQSIYQTVQEISSQLQREKEDHHRMVADVSHELRTPLAIVRGQLENLLQEDIPLAFQQSILPVYDETLRMTQLIQDLQALSLAEGNRLRLEKSWFPISSLLKEVIEVFQWEAESHEITITLECDTEQEVYWDIARMKQVLINLLGNAVQYSEGGSVIVSVQLLPTGKMQVEVSDTGKGIPPEKIPYLFQRFYRGEKSRNRVSGGTGLGLAIAKEFIELHGGQMDVSSEIGVGTKFKFEVPVLSE